From the genome of Leptospira koniambonensis:
AAGTAAGGTAAAAATGCTAAAATACGCAGCAGCGTTTTTCTTTTCTAAATTTGTTCCGGTTGTTGATCCTAACCAAAACAAGTTTGTAGATAGAAAAATAAAAAAGGAACAGATTAATATTTCAAGATCTATTGTCAATATTACCAGCCCAAGGAATTCTTTCTCCGGAAGAATTCCTATAAAATATTTTTTCGTCTTCTCCCCATTCTAAAAATCGATTGGATAGTACAATGAGTGCCGCTCTTGTTCGTGCGACTTTTTCGTCTGAATTGGTTTCGTTAAGTCCCCAAGCAGAATAGATCTGGCCGTTGATCCTGCTGATTGTTCTTTTATCTTTAAATCCAAAATGTTGCGCGATTTGTTCATTACTAAATCCTTGAGCTAACATTTCTGCTACTGATCTTTCGTTTGGTTCTAATACGGCAAGAGGAGAATTTTCGTCCTTTTCCCTGACTTCTGTAACTCTGGATTCGATTTCTGGATCTATAAAACTTTTTCCGTCATAAGCCAATCGAATGAGAGGGACTACCATTTGTGGTAAAAGATAATTTGATTTTCGAACGTAAGCATAATGGCTTAAAATTCCGGAACTTCTGAATGTTCTGAAATATTCGTCACTGTCTTGGATAGAATAGATGACTACAGGTTTACGCGGAAATTCTTTCCGAATCGAGATGATTGTCTCTATTCCATTTAATTTTCCGGCAAGTCTTACATCCAAAAGGAGAACGTCTGCTTCCCCTTCTAAACAATGACGGATAGCTTCTTCTCCTGAGTCACAATCGAATACTGATTTTATTTTTCCGGATTCTTCTAAGCCAGAGATCATCGCCTTTCTAAGCTTTAGATTATCTTCTGCAACCAGTATTTTGAGAGGCTCGACTTTCATGTGTTCCCGGAATTTTAAGATAAGAAGAAGTATAAGGTCAAGCACTTGAGTGCTTAATGATCTGCACTCGGAAGGTGGGTTTATTTTTGAAAATTCGATATTCTTTCATCTATGAAACGAATTTTAGAAATTTTTTTGGCTTTGGTAGCGTTACTTGTATTCTCCTTGGTATTAATTGGGATCTCTTTGCAGATCTTTTTCTTTGCTCCCGGTCCGGTTTTCT
Proteins encoded in this window:
- a CDS encoding response regulator transcription factor — encoded protein: MKVEPLKILVAEDNLKLRKAMISGLEESGKIKSVFDCDSGEEAIRHCLEGEADVLLLDVRLAGKLNGIETIISIRKEFPRKPVVIYSIQDSDEYFRTFRSSGILSHYAYVRKSNYLLPQMVVPLIRLAYDGKSFIDPEIESRVTEVREKDENSPLAVLEPNERSVAEMLAQGFSNEQIAQHFGFKDKRTISRINGQIYSAWGLNETNSDEKVARTRAALIVLSNRFLEWGEDEKIFYRNSSGERIPWAGNIDNRS